GAGGGGCGGGCCATGCAAGACAGAATCCAGCTCGAGCGCGGCTCAGCGGCTGTAGAACTCCACCACCAACTGCTCGTTGAACTCGCCCGGGAACGGCACTTCGTGCTTCTCGGGGAAGTGCAGGAGCTTGCCGGAGAAGTCGTCCTGATTCAGCTCGACGTAGGTGGGCGGCGTGCCCTTGCTGCCGAGGAACTGATGGAAGATCATCGGGATCTTGCGGCTCTTCTCGCGCACGCTCACCACGTCGCCGGGCATCACGCGGGCGCTGGGGATGTTGCAGCGCTTGCCGTTGAGCAGGATGTGACCGTGGGTCACCACCTGGCGGGCGGCGAAGATGTTGGGCGCGAAGCTCATGCGCATGGCCATCACGTCCAGCCGGGACTCCAGCAGGCCCACGAAGACCTCGCCCGTGACGCCGGCACGCATGCCGCGGGCTTTCTCGAAGGT
The DNA window shown above is from Candidatus Delongbacteria bacterium and carries:
- the rpsD gene encoding 30S ribosomal protein S4, producing the protein MSRYRGPKDRLSRRFETNLFGAKRNPMDRRGFAPGQHGHNRRAKKSEYGIHLDAKQKFRAYYGMISEAQFRKTFEKARGMRAGVTGEVFVGLLESRLDVMAMRMSFAPNIFAARQVVTHGHILLNGKRCNIPSARVMPGDVVSVREKSRKIPMIFHQFLGSKGTPPTYVELNQDDFSGKLLHFPEKHEVPFPGEFNEQLVVEFYSR